From a single Ooceraea biroi isolate clonal line C1 chromosome 12, Obir_v5.4, whole genome shotgun sequence genomic region:
- the LOC113563004 gene encoding histone-lysine N-methyltransferase SETMAR-like, with protein sequence MENQKEHFRHILFYYFRKGKNAVQAHKKLCHVYGEDALKLRQCQNWFTNFRSGDVNVKDAPRSGRPIEIDDDKIKALIDSNRRLTTREIAENLNISKSSVENHLKRLGYISKLDIWVPHELKEIHLTERIDIC encoded by the coding sequence atggaaaatcaaaaagaacattttcgtcatattttgttttattacttccgaaaagggaaaaacgctgtgcaagctcataaaaagttatgtcatgtatatggcgaagatgctttaaaactgcggcagtgtcaaaattggtttactaactttcgatctggagatgttaatgtgaaagatgcaccacgctcaggaaggccaatcgaaattgatgatgacaaaataaaggcactgatcgattccaatcggcgtttaacgacacgagagattgctgagaatcttaacatatcgaaatcgagtgttgaaaatcatttaaaacgacttggatacattagtaagctcgatatttgggtaccacatgagctcaaagaaattcatctcactgagcgtattgacatctgc
- the LOC105279537 gene encoding uncharacterized protein LOC105279537, with product MLFARIIYINKDFVYFYHGVLGIRLPTNPSWPKIPRRLTNSANNIIEPPCVITLMGTCTKTCNTMRAITCQHSKPKCEAVTQMPKRLSGCLDPRFRSFIVHGY from the exons ATGTTGTTTGCgcgcattatttatattaataaagattttgtttatttttatcacggTGTTCTTGGTATTAGACTTCCAACTAATCCATCTTGGCCAAAAATACCACGTCGCTTAACCAATAGTGCTAATAACATTATTGAACCTCCATGTGTGATTACTTTGATGGGAACTTGTACAAAAACTTGCAATACAATGCGAGCTATTACATGTCA ACATTCTAAACCGAAATGTGAAGCAGTCACACAAATGCCAAAAAGACTATCTGGATGTCTGGATCCACGTTTTAGAAG cttCATTGTGCATGGCTACTGA
- the LOC105279528 gene encoding solute carrier family 35 member F5, protein MSCSVELRQRRQQGMAEDPHKLAAMMNKSQRLVLGLLVLLLVDIIWVSSSELTKYIYREATFEKPFFSTYIRTSMFTLYLFGLCFWPSWREQCNKPATYMFIDPNVEDDNFYSEANTSLSDPTFVPIKTPDHCDRSSGTESDDSSIRSVRFSKLAEVRHMSESDATEALLARLSYQASVRAGEHARRQANKFSVQKVAKIALMFCVFWFMANYTYQISLEQTEARIVTILSSMSSLFILFLAAVFPSNGGDKFTLSKLTAVVISIFGLILVGLSDLTVESNSISTGVILALVSAFFYAVYIVFLKRKVDHEDKMDIPMFFGFVGIFTLTLLWPLFFILHYGRWEEFEWPSSHQWTFLIINGLIGTVLSEVLWLWGCFLTSSLIATLAISLTMPMSMIADVLLKKIEYPCIFYLGSIPMLLAFLTVSLLSYYDNWDPVMDLMKRFYIWICKRNGRSARIPDLEAEQTESLIGVGSGDHEA, encoded by the exons ATGAGCTGTTCCGTGGAATTACGCCAGCGTAGACAACAGGGGATGGCGGAGGATCCTCATAAACTCGCGGCGATGATGAACAAATCTCAAAGACTCGTACTGGGACTTTTGGTTTTACTATTAGTCGATATAATTTGGGTCTCTAGTTCTGAGCTTACCAAA tATATTTACAGAGAAGCAACATTTGAAAAGCCATTTTTTAGTACATATATAAGGACATCTATGTTTACCCTTTACTTATTTGGTCTGTGCTTTTGGCCATCCTGGCGAGAACAATGTAATAAACCTGCAACATACATG TTCATAGATCCCAATGTCGAagatgataatttttattcggaGGCTAATACAAGTCta AGCGATCCAACATTTGTTCCAATAAAAACTCCGGATCATTGTGATCGCTCATCAGGTACGGAGAGCGATGATTCGTCTATTCGATCTGTAAGATTTAGCAAATTAGCAGAAGTGCGTCATATGTCGGAAAGCGATGCCACGGAAGCTCTATTGGCTCGACTCAGTTATCAAGCAAGCGTGAGAGCAGGAGAACACGCAAGGCGACAAGCTAACAAATTCTCTGTACAAAAAGTGGCTAAAATAGCCCTCATGTTTTGTGTATTT TGGTTCATGGCGAATTACACGTATCAAATATCATTAGAGCAAACTGAAGCTAGAATCGTGACTATATTGTCCTCGATGTCtagtttattcattttatttcttgctGCCGTTTTCCCTAGTAATGGAGGGGATAAGTTTACATTATCTAAGTTAACCGCCGTAGTGATTAGCATCTTTGGACTA attTTAGTCGGTCTTTCAGATTTGACTGTAGAAAGCAACAGCATATCAACAGGCGTAATATTAGCTCTAGTCAGTGCTTTCTTCTATGCCGTATATatcgtatttttaaaaagaaaagttgATCACGAAGATAAAATGGATATACCAATGTTTTTCGGCTTTGTGGGAATATTTACTTTAACGCTTCTGTggcctttattttttattcttcattatGGTCGTTGGGAAGAGTTTGAATGGCCCAGTAGTCATCAATGGACATTCTTAATTATAAACGGCCTGATTGGTACAGTTCTGAGTGAAGTTCTGTGGCTATG GGGTTGTTTTTTGACATCATCCCTCATAGCAACATTGGCAATAAGCTTAACGATGCCTATGTCAATGATAGCCGATgttctcttgaaaaaaatagaatatccTTGTATTTTCTATTTAGGAAGCATTCCAATGCTTTTGGCATTTCTGACGGTATCTCTCCTGTCTTATTACGATAATTGGGATCCTGTTATGGATTTAATGAAACGATTTTACATCTGGATTTGTAAAAGAAATGGCAGATCTGCAAG gATTCCAGATCTTGAAGCAGAACAAACAGAATCTTTGATAGGAGTCGGTAGTGGCGATCATGAAGCATAA